A portion of the Deinococcus peraridilitoris DSM 19664 genome contains these proteins:
- a CDS encoding IS982 family transposase: protein MCRYRPHRSLGQREVIRRLHRWAKKHFGDTKYRPHQKVSDALLVALHLSRLVYKHAYPSIWWGLLRETRPWLPSYRQAGRSPTFGTQAFTRMQKVLDTLVAVATPNQRLQQVVIDSAPLPVCRPKRMARCTFPEARWGYATQGEFYGFKLHVWITPSGQIVQYALRPANLHDTTVAFELNRRWGDFGTPKIIGDKGYCCLGFVFPPKKNTTYDTGWRPEIHGPMRKRVETVFSQLVEAHLRVGQLKTMASLRLKVVLAVLAHNLAHP, encoded by the coding sequence ATGTGCAGATACCGACCCCATCGCAGTTTAGGCCAGCGGGAAGTCATTCGGCGCCTGCACCGTTGGGCCAAGAAGCACTTCGGCGACACCAAGTACCGTCCGCATCAAAAGGTCAGCGACGCCCTCTTGGTCGCGCTCCACCTGAGCCGCCTCGTCTACAAGCACGCTTATCCTTCAATTTGGTGGGGGTTGTTGCGTGAAACGCGTCCGTGGTTGCCCAGCTACCGACAGGCCGGGCGTAGCCCGACCTTCGGTACGCAAGCCTTCACCCGGATGCAGAAAGTGCTGGACACTCTGGTGGCGGTAGCCACGCCCAACCAGCGCTTACAGCAAGTCGTGATTGACTCGGCGCCGCTTCCGGTGTGCCGCCCAAAACGCATGGCGCGTTGCACTTTTCCAGAGGCACGTTGGGGTTACGCGACCCAAGGCGAGTTTTACGGCTTCAAGCTGCACGTTTGGATCACGCCAAGCGGGCAGATCGTGCAATACGCGCTGCGTCCCGCCAACCTGCACGACACCACGGTGGCCTTTGAACTCAATCGGCGTTGGGGTGATTTTGGCACGCCCAAGATCATTGGAGACAAAGGCTATTGCTGCTTGGGCTTCGTGTTTCCACCCAAGAAGAACACGACCTACGACACGGGCTGGCGTCCCGAGATTCACGGCCCGATGCGCAAACGTGTCGAGACGGTCTTTTCGCAACTGGTCGAGGCGCATCTGCGTGTTGGCCAGCTCAAAACGATGGCCTCACTCCGCCTCAAGGTCGTGCTGGCCGTCCTGGCCCACAACCTCGCCCATCCCTAA
- a CDS encoding DUF2254 domain-containing protein encodes MLHSFWFLPSLMVLLSALLAEGVITLDERLGYRTVDWLLLFRGSVESARALLGGIAASIFGVASTVFSITIAALSVASNQMGPRLMESFTRDWRNSASLGALLATVGYTFIILRYVQEQSAPGVAGFVPHLGVTLALLLTFISLGVLIFFIHHVATSINVGYVIRLVHDDLIRTLEQQTIPGECQDQLPAEPPPLVNAEGIVAPHSGYLQSADVRQLVRLAQRHDTVIRLLVRPGDFVRKGVPVALATAGPPKEITAAMTIGRARTTNQDVEYAVRKLVEVASRALSPGLNDPYTAMAVLDHLGDALCFLRDRGLSGGRHECDGQVRLFIPVPDFQGLVGTMFDLIRQYGKTHPAVMIRMIDVLTQACACLTDPTRRDVLRLHATLARDEALENTWAPYDRDAIERHYERFVRTFEERPGGSGGPRPVEQHQ; translated from the coding sequence ATGCTCCACAGCTTCTGGTTCCTGCCCAGCCTGATGGTGCTGCTCAGTGCCCTGCTTGCCGAAGGTGTCATCACGCTCGATGAACGCCTCGGATACCGAACCGTCGACTGGCTTTTGCTGTTTCGGGGCAGCGTCGAGAGTGCTCGCGCGCTGCTCGGGGGCATTGCTGCGTCGATCTTCGGGGTGGCCAGCACGGTTTTCAGCATTACCATCGCCGCCCTGAGCGTCGCGTCCAACCAGATGGGTCCACGTCTGATGGAGAGCTTCACGCGTGACTGGCGCAACAGTGCCTCGCTGGGCGCGCTGCTTGCCACCGTCGGGTACACCTTCATCATCCTGCGCTACGTTCAGGAGCAGAGTGCTCCCGGAGTGGCCGGTTTCGTTCCGCATCTCGGCGTGACGCTCGCACTTCTGCTGACCTTCATCAGTCTCGGTGTGCTGATTTTCTTCATTCATCACGTTGCCACCAGCATCAACGTGGGATATGTCATTCGTCTGGTGCATGACGACCTGATCCGCACCCTCGAGCAGCAAACGATCCCAGGCGAATGCCAGGACCAGCTGCCTGCCGAGCCGCCGCCCCTGGTGAACGCGGAGGGGATCGTCGCGCCGCACAGCGGGTACCTTCAGAGTGCCGACGTGCGCCAGCTCGTCCGCCTGGCACAGCGTCACGACACCGTGATTCGCTTGCTTGTCCGGCCAGGCGATTTTGTGCGAAAAGGCGTGCCCGTTGCCCTGGCCACGGCGGGGCCACCCAAGGAAATCACGGCGGCAATGACCATCGGGCGGGCCCGCACCACCAACCAGGACGTCGAGTACGCCGTTCGCAAGCTCGTCGAGGTCGCTTCCCGCGCGCTCTCTCCAGGGCTGAACGACCCGTACACCGCCATGGCCGTCCTCGATCATTTGGGGGACGCCTTGTGCTTTTTGCGTGACCGCGGTCTTTCCGGCGGGCGACATGAGTGCGACGGTCAAGTCAGACTGTTCATCCCCGTACCGGACTTTCAGGGCCTGGTGGGAACGATGTTCGACCTGATCCGGCAGTATGGCAAGACCCACCCGGCCGTGATGATCCGCATGATCGACGTGCTCACGCAGGCATGCGCCTGTCTGACGGACCCGACGCGGCGCGACGTTCTTCGCCTGCACGCGACGCTTGCGCGGGATGAAGCGCTGGAGAACACCTGGGCGCCGTATGACCGGGACGCCATCGAGCGGCACTATGAGCGCTTCGTGCGTACCTTCGAAGAGCGCCCGGGAGGTTCGGGCGGTCCTCGTCCGGTAGAGCAGCACCAGTGA
- a CDS encoding sensor histidine kinase, giving the protein MPDSVESTDIRLNQQVAALDAFVRFTEVVGSSTGPFELAREAINVLDTRFHDASVAYYELENGLWKAKVYSDNIPAELLAIVTAGLPSDLPVIAEVLRTREPSFIDGWKPEQGGVEHSEVYGATALYPLIVSGEVRALLSAGLKFSRRWSQRDKAVLRAVGKSLTLALERAATSERLVAQNAELEARTRALEAFASLTRDLSQANNLQTLVRIAQDVVLSMLPEGYAVFFELHGDTWRLTVQSGDLRNPALQAAVDAGLPYASAGNLITPWTTRQAFYQDEYDTKTDNLEDLVAHVGTTATLPVLVGGVPVGVFAVALFDTRRWAPIDRAVLETVVRNLGIAAEGVKGAEQLLERTREVERWRQRYEVAVRGSGHLLYDWDPATDVIVYGGAAESITGYTTEELAGNLQDWTERLVHPEDRAAFLREVARVVETGDAFRLEFRLVRKDGSVRDVEDEGYFMRDDQEQVTRLVGLVKDVTERRQTLAALRRSNAELEQFAHIASHDLQAPIRAVTSFADVLARRYGAQVDERGQMYLRQIAENGEHMKRLLDDLLTYSRVTSEQRPFVQVNANLIFDAVVSRLAPETEALGAQVTREDLPTVLADAQQLDQLLQNLVSNALKYRREGVAPVVRLTARRDGMAWRFALRDNGIGIEHQYFERIFQMFQRLHGRGQFEGTGVGLAVCQKIVARHDGRLWVESSPGKGSTFLFTLPGA; this is encoded by the coding sequence ATGCCCGACTCCGTGGAAAGCACTGACATCCGGCTGAACCAGCAGGTCGCCGCGCTGGACGCCTTTGTGCGCTTTACGGAAGTTGTCGGCAGCTCCACGGGTCCCTTCGAGCTCGCCCGCGAGGCAATCAACGTGCTTGACACACGCTTTCATGACGCGAGCGTGGCGTACTACGAACTCGAGAATGGCCTGTGGAAGGCCAAGGTATACTCGGACAACATTCCCGCCGAACTGCTGGCCATCGTCACGGCCGGGCTTCCTTCTGACCTGCCCGTGATCGCCGAGGTGCTGCGAACACGCGAGCCTTCGTTCATTGACGGCTGGAAACCCGAGCAGGGAGGGGTCGAACATTCCGAGGTGTACGGTGCGACCGCACTGTATCCGTTGATCGTGAGCGGTGAGGTGCGCGCTTTGCTGTCCGCCGGGCTGAAGTTCTCGCGCCGCTGGTCTCAGCGCGACAAGGCAGTGCTGCGGGCGGTCGGCAAGAGCCTGACCCTGGCCCTGGAACGCGCGGCGACCTCGGAGCGGCTCGTCGCCCAGAACGCCGAACTCGAAGCGCGCACCCGTGCGCTGGAAGCGTTCGCTTCGCTGACGCGCGATTTGAGCCAGGCCAACAACCTGCAAACGCTGGTCCGCATTGCACAGGACGTGGTGCTGTCGATGCTGCCCGAAGGCTACGCGGTGTTCTTCGAGCTGCATGGCGACACCTGGCGCCTCACCGTGCAGAGCGGCGACCTGCGCAATCCGGCGCTGCAGGCCGCCGTGGACGCCGGCCTGCCGTACGCTTCGGCAGGCAATCTGATCACGCCCTGGACCACCCGGCAGGCCTTCTACCAGGACGAGTACGACACGAAGACCGACAACCTGGAGGACCTGGTCGCGCACGTCGGTACCACGGCCACCTTGCCCGTACTGGTCGGTGGCGTGCCCGTGGGCGTGTTCGCGGTGGCCCTGTTCGACACGCGGCGCTGGGCGCCAATCGACCGGGCGGTGCTGGAAACCGTCGTTCGCAACCTGGGAATTGCCGCCGAAGGCGTGAAGGGCGCCGAACAGCTTCTCGAGCGTACCCGCGAGGTGGAGCGCTGGCGTCAGCGTTATGAGGTGGCCGTGCGAGGCTCCGGTCACCTGCTGTACGACTGGGACCCGGCCACCGATGTGATCGTGTACGGCGGTGCCGCCGAGAGCATCACCGGGTACACCACCGAAGAACTCGCGGGAAATCTGCAAGACTGGACCGAGCGGCTCGTTCACCCTGAGGACCGGGCGGCGTTTTTACGCGAGGTCGCCCGTGTGGTCGAGACCGGAGACGCTTTTCGGCTGGAGTTTCGGTTGGTGCGCAAGGACGGCAGCGTTCGCGATGTGGAGGACGAAGGCTATTTCATGCGAGACGATCAGGAACAGGTCACGCGCCTGGTCGGCCTGGTCAAGGACGTCACGGAGCGCCGGCAGACCCTCGCGGCCCTGCGCCGCAGCAACGCGGAGCTCGAACAGTTCGCGCATATCGCTTCGCACGACCTGCAGGCGCCCATTCGTGCGGTGACGAGCTTTGCGGATGTGCTTGCCCGCCGCTACGGCGCTCAGGTCGATGAGCGCGGCCAGATGTACCTGCGCCAGATCGCCGAGAACGGTGAGCACATGAAGCGGCTGCTCGACGACCTGCTGACCTACTCGCGCGTGACCAGCGAGCAGCGGCCCTTCGTGCAGGTGAACGCCAACCTCATTTTCGACGCGGTGGTGAGCAGGCTTGCCCCCGAGACCGAAGCCCTCGGCGCACAGGTCACCCGGGAGGATCTGCCCACCGTGCTGGCCGATGCGCAGCAGCTCGACCAGTTGCTGCAAAACCTCGTCTCGAACGCCCTCAAGTACCGCCGCGAAGGCGTGGCGCCCGTGGTCAGGCTGACCGCACGCCGGGATGGAATGGCGTGGCGCTTTGCGCTGCGAGACAACGGCATCGGGATCGAGCACCAGTACTTCGAGCGGATCTTTCAGATGTTTCAGCGTCTGCATGGACGTGGCCAGTTCGAAGGAACCGGTGTCGGGCTGGCCGTGTGCCAGAAGATCGTGGCGCGCCACGATGGACGGCTGTGGGTCGAAAGCAGCCCGGGAAAGGGCAGCACCTTTCTCTTCACCTTGCCGGGAGCCTGA
- the dnaB gene encoding replicative DNA helicase, protein MEVVTRVPPNSNDAEVSVLGSILLDNDAFVQLGDTVSADMFYREGHRKIFTAMRSLQERGEPVDLVTLTEELRVKGQLDEVGGMSYLIGLSEHVPTSAYVETYARIVQEKHTLRQLISASGKVMQMAYEGSLPLEDLLDKSEKLIFDVAEQKQSGDFQEMSSVVHETFEYITLLHNNKGIPDGVASGFRDLDEQISGLQKGSLNVLAARPSMGKTAFALSIAQNVALRKDKAVVVFSLEMPAVQLALRMLCSEAKVDMNRIRSGQLNERDFERLAMAAGRLAEAPMVIDDEPELTLNDLRSKCRRIKAQHGNLGLVVIDYLQLMSGSKGGGGGENRQQEISTISRGLKGLARELEVPIIVLSQLSRAVEQRPNHRPMLSDLRESGAIEQDADIVMFIYRDEYYNKETDQQGIAEIIIGKQRNGPVGTVKLQFHSAHVRFNDLAPEGV, encoded by the coding sequence ATGGAAGTCGTTACCCGCGTTCCACCCAATTCCAATGACGCCGAAGTGTCGGTACTCGGCTCGATTCTGCTCGACAATGACGCCTTCGTGCAGCTTGGTGACACGGTCAGCGCCGACATGTTCTACCGTGAAGGGCACCGCAAAATCTTCACCGCCATGCGCAGTTTGCAGGAGCGCGGCGAGCCGGTCGATCTCGTGACCCTCACCGAGGAGCTGCGCGTCAAGGGGCAGCTCGACGAGGTCGGCGGCATGAGCTATCTGATCGGCCTGTCCGAGCACGTGCCGACCAGCGCCTACGTCGAGACGTACGCCCGCATCGTGCAGGAAAAGCACACCCTGCGCCAGCTCATCAGCGCCAGCGGCAAAGTGATGCAGATGGCCTACGAGGGCAGCCTTCCCCTGGAGGACCTGCTCGACAAGTCCGAGAAGCTGATTTTCGATGTGGCCGAGCAGAAGCAGTCCGGCGACTTTCAGGAAATGAGCAGCGTCGTCCACGAAACCTTCGAGTACATCACGCTGCTGCACAACAACAAGGGCATCCCCGACGGTGTGGCCAGCGGCTTTCGCGACCTCGACGAACAGATCAGCGGTTTGCAGAAGGGCAGCCTCAACGTGCTGGCTGCCCGGCCTTCGATGGGAAAAACGGCCTTTGCGCTCTCGATTGCCCAGAACGTCGCGCTGCGCAAGGACAAGGCCGTGGTGGTCTTCAGCCTCGAAATGCCCGCCGTGCAGCTCGCCTTGCGCATGCTGTGCAGCGAAGCCAAGGTGGACATGAACCGCATCCGCTCGGGGCAGCTCAACGAGCGTGACTTCGAGCGTCTGGCGATGGCGGCGGGCCGCCTCGCCGAAGCGCCGATGGTGATCGACGATGAGCCCGAGCTGACCCTCAACGACCTGCGCAGCAAGTGCCGGCGCATCAAGGCACAGCACGGCAACCTGGGCCTGGTGGTGATCGACTACCTGCAGCTGATGAGTGGCAGCAAGGGGGGCGGCGGGGGCGAGAACCGCCAGCAGGAAATCAGTACCATTTCGCGTGGCCTCAAGGGTCTGGCGCGCGAACTCGAAGTGCCGATCATCGTGCTCTCGCAGCTGTCACGTGCCGTCGAGCAGCGCCCCAACCACCGACCGATGCTGTCGGACCTGCGTGAATCGGGCGCCATCGAACAGGACGCCGACATTGTGATGTTCATTTACCGCGACGAGTACTACAACAAGGAAACTGACCAGCAGGGCATTGCCGAAATCATCATCGGCAAGCAGCGCAACGGGCCGGTCGGCACCGTCAAGCTGCAGTTTCACAGCGCGCACGTGCGCTTCAACGACCTCGCGCCGGAGGGCGTGTAA
- a CDS encoding NUDIX domain-containing protein, protein MSADTIAAPQRRRRRRRGGNKSGTGTALQAAPKVPKVASPTLRIGVGVVVLRGDTVLLVRERGRWSLPKGGLDPHELVAEGARREALEETGLEVEIRELAFTLEFHAQTWGHHLQFFFHARETGGELGPQDPDKEVQEARFVPIRELREYVRFRPRLLSLEAWLKERRARHFVFDLDKEPAMLRQRRRVAASEGVTSS, encoded by the coding sequence ATGAGCGCAGACACCATTGCCGCGCCGCAGCGCCGGCGCCGGCGTCGGCGTGGCGGCAACAAGTCGGGAACAGGCACCGCGCTACAGGCGGCACCCAAGGTTCCCAAGGTCGCCTCCCCCACCTTGCGCATCGGCGTCGGCGTGGTGGTGCTGCGCGGCGATACGGTACTGCTGGTGCGCGAGCGGGGCCGCTGGAGCCTTCCCAAGGGTGGTCTCGATCCGCACGAACTGGTTGCCGAGGGCGCGAGGCGCGAGGCGCTGGAAGAAACCGGGCTGGAAGTCGAGATTCGCGAGCTGGCCTTTACACTCGAATTTCACGCACAGACCTGGGGACATCACCTGCAGTTCTTTTTTCATGCCCGCGAAACAGGGGGTGAACTCGGCCCGCAGGACCCGGACAAGGAAGTTCAGGAAGCGCGTTTCGTTCCGATACGGGAGTTGCGCGAGTACGTGCGTTTCCGTCCGCGGCTGCTTTCGCTTGAAGCGTGGCTCAAGGAGCGTCGGGCACGGCATTTCGTATTCGACCTCGACAAGGAACCGGCCATGTTGCGTCAGCGCCGCCGGGTCGCGGCGTCCGAAGGTGTGACGTCTTCCTGA
- a CDS encoding SDR family NAD(P)-dependent oxidoreductase → MSSSLDAQVIAVTSADQGYGRTLAQALARAGASVVLIGGNVETLAQLASHIEYEGGTAIPIKADVGVPLDWLSAQDRVLEIFGALHGVVHLADKRAHSAFPMISEGEWMDLFNCNVKSSVGITQVLRRRLPGTWLTLIGPHLDENGLHAHPQRGAIRGLVEHAHREDLRLNVLLPSRASGGEEHDRPLSEAVIALASRELQHIRGTVIDVPMPSVPKDRPADFLNR, encoded by the coding sequence GTGAGTTCTTCTCTCGACGCTCAAGTGATCGCCGTGACCTCGGCCGACCAGGGGTACGGGCGCACCTTGGCTCAGGCACTTGCCCGCGCAGGTGCCAGCGTCGTGCTGATCGGCGGGAATGTCGAGACCCTCGCGCAGCTCGCCTCGCACATCGAATACGAGGGCGGCACTGCCATTCCCATCAAGGCGGACGTCGGCGTACCGCTGGACTGGTTGAGCGCCCAGGATCGCGTGCTGGAAATCTTCGGGGCGCTGCACGGCGTGGTTCACCTCGCCGACAAGCGCGCCCACAGCGCCTTTCCGATGATCAGCGAGGGCGAATGGATGGACCTCTTCAACTGCAACGTGAAATCCAGCGTGGGCATCACGCAGGTGCTGCGCCGACGCCTGCCGGGGACGTGGCTCACATTGATCGGCCCGCACCTCGACGAAAACGGTCTGCACGCCCATCCACAGCGCGGTGCCATTCGCGGCCTCGTCGAACATGCCCACCGTGAAGATCTGCGCCTGAACGTCCTGCTCCCCTCGCGCGCTTCCGGCGGAGAAGAGCACGATCGCCCGCTGTCCGAAGCGGTGATCGCCCTGGCTTCGCGCGAACTGCAGCACATTCGCGGCACGGTCATCGACGTACCCATGCCCTCTGTCCCGAAGGACCGTCCGGCGGATTTTCTCAACCGATGA
- the nrdR gene encoding transcriptional regulator NrdR — MKCPYCSAPDSKVVNSRASDEGSAIRRRRECLACNRRFTTYERAQLEPLMVLKRDARREAFNPDKLLRGLLLASEKRPVREDTLRAFAYGFEDDFGKAEITSEDIGKRAMNFLRPLDEVAYIRFASVYREFDSLERFIEEIRGLKDSEEL; from the coding sequence ATGAAGTGTCCTTACTGCTCTGCACCGGACAGCAAGGTCGTCAATTCGCGCGCCAGTGATGAGGGCAGCGCCATTCGCCGCCGACGCGAATGCCTGGCCTGCAACCGGCGCTTCACGACCTACGAGCGCGCGCAGCTCGAACCCCTGATGGTCCTCAAACGGGACGCGCGGCGCGAAGCCTTCAATCCCGACAAGCTGCTGCGCGGCCTGCTGCTCGCGTCCGAGAAACGTCCGGTGCGTGAAGACACCCTGCGCGCCTTCGCGTACGGCTTCGAGGATGATTTCGGCAAGGCCGAGATCACCAGCGAGGACATCGGCAAGCGGGCCATGAACTTCCTGCGTCCGCTCGACGAGGTGGCCTACATCCGCTTTGCCAGCGTGTACCGCGAGTTCGACAGCCTGGAGCGCTTTATCGAGGAGATTCGCGGGCTCAAGGACAGCGAAGAGTTGTGA
- a CDS encoding ornithine cyclodeaminase family protein, which translates to MRYVTEAEVARTLTPARALDAAREAMLALAHGTVEMPERHALGADGGAYLVMPASSAEAGLGTKLVTVHAGNAARGLPTIHSLYVLQSAQTGETLAVIEARTLTERRTAATSALAARLLAPPDARVLGVLGAGPQAYAQAEAHLHVHPYRQVLIWNRTPEGARTFVRTLREAGHDAQMVRSPTELAHRADVLSAATRAAEPLIQGARLRGAQHLDLVGAFRPDMREADVAAVRRALVVVDQERAARAGAGDLLQAECEGWPWQVVELPRLVAGTASVARSGVTLFKSVGLGALDLFAARAVLRALDL; encoded by the coding sequence ATGCGTTACGTTACCGAAGCCGAGGTCGCGCGTACCCTGACCCCTGCGCGGGCATTGGACGCGGCCCGTGAGGCCATGCTTGCCCTGGCGCACGGCACCGTCGAGATGCCCGAACGGCACGCCCTCGGCGCTGACGGCGGCGCTTACCTCGTGATGCCGGCCTCCTCGGCGGAAGCGGGCCTGGGCACCAAACTCGTGACCGTTCATGCCGGCAACGCCGCCCGTGGTCTGCCCACCATTCACTCGCTGTACGTGCTGCAAAGTGCCCAGACCGGCGAGACGCTCGCGGTGATCGAAGCCAGGACCCTCACCGAGCGCCGCACGGCAGCCACCTCCGCGCTGGCTGCCCGTCTGCTCGCGCCGCCGGATGCGCGGGTGCTGGGCGTTCTGGGCGCGGGCCCGCAGGCGTACGCGCAGGCCGAAGCGCACCTGCACGTGCATCCATACCGGCAGGTGCTCATCTGGAACCGCACTCCCGAGGGCGCGCGGACATTCGTCCGTACCTTGCGTGAAGCCGGCCACGATGCGCAGATGGTCCGGTCACCCACCGAGCTTGCTCACCGGGCCGACGTGCTGAGCGCTGCCACGCGCGCAGCCGAGCCCCTGATTCAGGGTGCCCGGCTGCGTGGCGCTCAGCACCTTGACCTGGTGGGCGCCTTTCGTCCCGACATGCGCGAGGCCGATGTTGCAGCGGTTCGCCGCGCCCTGGTGGTCGTCGATCAGGAGCGCGCGGCCCGCGCGGGCGCCGGTGACCTGCTGCAGGCCGAGTGTGAAGGCTGGCCGTGGCAGGTCGTGGAACTGCCACGGCTCGTGGCGGGAACGGCGAGTGTGGCCCGAAGCGGGGTCACGTTGTTCAAGTCGGTGGGGCTCGGCGCGCTTGATCTGTTCGCAGCCCGCGCAGTGCTGCGCGCGCTTGACCTGTGA
- a CDS encoding branched-chain amino acid ABC transporter permease has protein sequence MRTLTLPGARTRNGQAAWLLGLGALLLALPHLMYPVLALDILAFGLFAVAFDLLFGFSGMLSFGHAAFWGVSAYTTGYLLGHGQTVPVAMLGGTLAALLIAVPIGFLSVRSIGIYFSMITLAFAQMISFLALQWTDVTGGENGQQGLARPDLLGLDFTNSVHRYYFALAIFVIGMLIAYRTVRSPFGKTLTAVRDNETRARSVGYSPARFKFTAFLISAGLSGLAGAMFVFGHGVVSLEVVNWRTSGEVVIMTLLGGTGTLFGPVVGAAIVLLLRDVLTTANVPVGIVTGLVFVIVVLFFRRGVVGTLQQWWARRRA, from the coding sequence ATGAGAACCTTGACGCTGCCGGGCGCGCGAACGCGCAACGGACAGGCCGCCTGGCTGCTGGGGCTGGGTGCGCTGCTGCTGGCATTGCCGCACCTGATGTACCCGGTGCTGGCCCTCGACATCCTGGCGTTCGGTCTCTTCGCGGTGGCCTTCGATCTGCTCTTCGGCTTCAGCGGCATGCTGTCTTTCGGCCACGCGGCCTTCTGGGGTGTGAGCGCGTATACCACCGGGTACCTGCTGGGCCACGGTCAGACGGTGCCAGTCGCGATGCTGGGCGGCACGCTGGCCGCGCTCCTGATTGCCGTGCCAATCGGATTTCTGTCTGTGCGCTCGATTGGCATCTATTTCTCGATGATCACGCTGGCCTTCGCGCAGATGATCTCCTTCCTGGCCCTGCAGTGGACCGACGTCACGGGTGGTGAGAACGGCCAGCAGGGCCTGGCACGCCCTGACCTGCTGGGGCTGGATTTCACCAACAGCGTGCACCGCTATTACTTCGCGCTGGCCATCTTCGTGATCGGCATGCTGATCGCGTACCGGACCGTACGCTCGCCTTTTGGGAAAACCCTGACAGCCGTACGGGACAACGAAACCCGCGCGCGCAGCGTCGGGTATTCGCCCGCGCGCTTCAAGTTCACCGCCTTCCTGATTTCGGCCGGGCTGTCCGGCCTGGCGGGCGCGATGTTCGTGTTCGGCCACGGGGTCGTCAGCCTGGAAGTCGTGAACTGGCGCACTTCCGGTGAGGTCGTCATCATGACGCTGCTGGGTGGTACGGGCACGCTGTTCGGCCCGGTGGTAGGAGCGGCCATCGTGCTGCTGCTGCGAGACGTACTGACCACGGCCAACGTGCCGGTGGGCATCGTGACGGGTCTGGTCTTCGTGATCGTGGTGCTGTTCTTCCGCCGTGGCGTGGTGGGCACACTGCAGCAGTGGTGGGCTCGCAGACGCGCGTAA
- a CDS encoding branched-chain amino acid ABC transporter permease: protein MNTQLLLIQVFNGLVNGAFFALLSLGLAVIFGMLRIVNFAHGALYMLGAFVAFALGQAAGIGFWWALLLAPLIVGAIGVALERGLLRRLYGLDHSYNLLLTFGLTLLIQDAVKQIMLTRYSVSSAPYTIPEQLVGATNLGFVFFPTYRLFVIAFAIVICALTWYVIERTRVGAVIRAATENPTVTQAFGIDVSKWVTIVFGFGVALAAIAGVLAAPIYSVEPYMGSELIIVTFAVVVIGGMGSIAGSVITGFAVGVLVALGSAIYPPIANTLVFVLMALVLLVRPNGLFGLPEAR from the coding sequence TTGAACACCCAGCTGCTCTTGATCCAGGTTTTCAACGGCCTCGTCAACGGGGCGTTCTTTGCGTTGCTGTCCCTCGGTCTGGCCGTGATCTTCGGGATGCTGCGCATCGTGAACTTCGCGCACGGCGCCCTGTACATGCTGGGGGCCTTTGTGGCCTTTGCGCTGGGGCAGGCCGCGGGCATCGGCTTCTGGTGGGCACTCCTGCTGGCGCCCCTGATCGTGGGCGCGATTGGCGTGGCGCTTGAACGGGGGCTGCTGCGGCGCCTGTACGGTCTTGACCACAGTTACAACCTGCTGCTCACCTTCGGCCTGACACTGCTGATCCAGGACGCCGTCAAGCAGATCATGCTGACACGCTACTCGGTGTCGAGCGCGCCCTACACCATTCCCGAGCAACTCGTGGGCGCGACCAACCTGGGCTTCGTGTTCTTTCCGACCTATCGCCTCTTTGTGATCGCGTTCGCGATCGTCATCTGTGCGCTGACCTGGTATGTCATCGAGCGCACCCGCGTTGGCGCGGTCATCCGCGCGGCCACTGAAAATCCCACTGTCACGCAGGCTTTCGGGATCGACGTGAGCAAATGGGTCACCATCGTGTTCGGTTTCGGCGTGGCACTCGCCGCGATTGCCGGAGTGCTGGCCGCGCCCATCTACAGCGTCGAGCCGTACATGGGTTCGGAGCTGATCATCGTGACCTTCGCAGTGGTGGTGATTGGCGGGATGGGCAGCATCGCGGGCTCGGTCATCACCGGCTTCGCGGTGGGCGTGCTGGTCGCGCTGGGCTCGGCCATCTATCCGCCGATCGCCAACACGCTGGTCTTCGTGCTGATGGCGCTGGTCTTGCTGGTGCGTCCCAACGGCCTCTTTGGCCTGCCGGAGGCGAGATGA